The Dehalococcoidales bacterium DNA window GGACGCGGGAGTTCGTTATGGCTTCTAAATCCCTGGGAGCCAGCGATGCTCGCATCATCTTCCGGCACCTCATCCCCAATGTACTGAGCTCGGTTATCGTTATTGCCACTCTATCCATACCGGGGGTCATTCTGGCTGAGGCAGGGCTGAGCTTTATCGGCCTGGGCGACCCGACGGTTACCAGTTGGGGGGTTGTCCTGTATTCCGGTCAAAATAGCCTGGATACCGCCTGGTGGGTGGCGGTGGAACCCGGCTTTATCCTCTTTCTGACTGTGCTCGCCTTCAATTTTCTGGGAGACGGCATCAGGGATGCCTTCGACCCCCGGAGTCAAATTTAGGAACTATGACGGACAGTACTATTTTACAGACCAGTCATCTGAAGACGTACTTTTTCACCCGCAACGGAGTGGTCAAGGCGGTTGATGATCTCAGCTTCAGTCTCCGCCGGGGAGAGAGCCTGTGCCTGGTCGGTGAGTCAGGCTGTGGCAAGACCGCCACGGCGCTATCAGTGCTGCGTCTGATTGACAACCCCCCGGGCAAAATAGTTGACGGCGAAATACTGTACCATGGTGAGGACCTGTTGCAGTGTTCACTGGAAAGGATGAAGCAGATTCGTGGTAACCGCATCGCCATGATATTCCAGGATCCGCAGTCTGCATTGAACCCGGTGTTCACCGTTGGCGACCAGATTGCCGAGCAGGTGAGTCTGCACCTTAAGCTGAATAGCAGGGCGGCCATGGACAGGGCGTTGCACCTGATGGAACAGGTGGGTATCCCTCAGGCGGGAGCGCGAATCAGAGATTACCCTCACCAGTTCTCCGGGGGAATGCGACAGAGAATCATGATTGCGGCGGCGTTGTCCTGCGACCCTGAAATTCTCATCGCCGATGAGCCGACTACCGCCCTCGATACCACCATCAAGGCGCAGATCCTGGATATCTTCCGGGGCTTGAAGCAGGAAAGGGACATGTCTATCCTGTTCATCACCCATGACCTGGGTACGGTGGCGGAGATTGCCGACCGTGTAATTGTGATGTATGGCGGCAGGCTGGCTGAAGCCGGCACCGCCGCCGATATCTTTGACCACCCGCTGCACCCCTACACGCTGGGGTTGATTAACTGCCTGCCCGGTATCCCGGGTAGGCGGGACAGACTGACTCCCATCCCGGGGATGATACCGAGCCTGATTGACCCGCCGGAGGGCTGTATCTTCAGCCCCCGCTGCCAGCAGCGGCTGGCGTTCTGTGAGCGGGTAAGGCCGCAGGAAGTCACCA harbors:
- a CDS encoding ABC transporter ATP-binding protein gives rise to the protein MTDSTILQTSHLKTYFFTRNGVVKAVDDLSFSLRRGESLCLVGESGCGKTATALSVLRLIDNPPGKIVDGEILYHGEDLLQCSLERMKQIRGNRIAMIFQDPQSALNPVFTVGDQIAEQVSLHLKLNSRAAMDRALHLMEQVGIPQAGARIRDYPHQFSGGMRQRIMIAAALSCDPEILIADEPTTALDTTIKAQILDIFRGLKQERDMSILFITHDLGTVAEIADRVIVMYGGRLAEAGTAADIFDHPLHPYTLGLINCLPGIPGRRDRLTPIPGMIPSLIDPPEGCIFSPRCQQRLAFCERVRPQEVTISGEHIVACHLYPEASPAKEDVVSQ